The genomic DNA CCCTCGGCGAAGAAGTCGCGATCGTAGAGTGCCGACGTGATGCGGATCAGGCTTTCTGTGACCGGCATGGCGATGCCGGCCGCCTGGCCGAGCGCATGATAAAAGACCAGCGCGTAGGGCACGTCCTCGAGAATGAACCGATGGTTCATTTCCTGCGGTCCGATCGGCCCCTTCAGTTTTTCGGCCACCGCCCGGAAAATCTGATTAAGGTCGTCGCCGCCCACCCCGAACGATTGGCGGAAGTACTGATCGACCGGAATTTCGGTCGTGCCGTAGCGGCGCACGACCGCGAGCCGTTCATCATCCACCAGCTTGACGAAACGAGCGACGCCGGGAGTGATGTTATCCCAGATGATCCAGTTTTCCTTTTTCTCGGCACGGCTCAGGTTACAGAGCAGCGGCGCGACGTGATAGACCGGATTGTGATTGTTGAGCGAGATGGCGAGCGCATTCGGCTCGACCCGGAAGCGTTCACCAAACAGGGCTTCGAGCCGCCGCTTGGCCGCTTCGCCGCGCGCCGCCGGAATCGTCGCCAGGTCGATCACATCCTTGATCCGGAGCAGCCGGACCGAGGTCGGCCCGGTCTTGCGCGTGGTGAACAGACTGGTCGAAAGATCGACCACGGTCGGACGGATGTTGCGCGCCTTGAGCATGCGCGACATCAGCAGCGAACTCAGCCCCGTCACCGGATGGATGATCACGTCCTGTTCTTCCTGCAGGTACGGACAAGCGGCCGCCATCAGCGTTTGATGGGCGAACGCGGGCGCGGCGATCATGACCACGGGCGCGCGTTCGACGCATACACGCACGCCCTCCTCGACTATCACCTGCGCCGTACCGGACATGAAGCCCTCGTAGGCGATTTTTCCGCCAGCAGTGGCGAGCGCGCGCCGTTCATCGGCCAGCGCCGACCAGAGATGAACGTCGTGCCCCGTGTTAGCGAGATAACAGGCATTGGCGAGCGCGACGTTGCCCGCGCCGAGTATTGCGATTTTCATGGGGATCCCCGCTCGTCCCAAAAAAGCGACAAAAAACTTACAGCGCTATCTTTTGCAGAACAGGCCCTGTCGACACAACATGCTTATCCAGTTTCAATTCCTGCGGATCGAGGCCTAGGCCTAGGCCAAGAAACTGTGGAAGATGGAGAATCGGCAACATCCCGCTTGCGCCCGATGTTCGGGCTGCGTCGGATTGATACGGATCCAACGACGTATGACACAATGGACATGTGGTGACGATGCAGTCGGCCCGAGCTTGCTCCGCTTCCATCAATCTACGGCCGGAAATCTTCGTCGCGACCTCGTCTTTGGTCATCAGGACATGAAATCCGCAGCACCGGTTCTGGCCCGGATAGGCAACTGGCTTGGCACCGAGAACGCGAATCAACGCGTTAAAAGATGTCGGCGAGTCGGGATCATCGAACCCGAGCGAGCCCTGCGGCCGGAGGATGTGGCAACCATAATAGGGAGCGACGCGCAACCCGCGCAGCGGCCTGACGATCATCCGCGCCAGCGCCCCTTCGCCGATATCGCGCAGCAAGACCCAGAGGAAATGGCGGACATTGGCGGTTCCGCGGTAACGGAGGCCGATTGCGGACAAATGCCGATTGATCGTATTCCGCAAGGAATCCTCGCGGCGCAGCCGTTCGTTGACCTCGATCAGATTGAGACAGCAGGTGGCGCACACGGTGACCACGTCCAACCCCATGTCCTCGGCGAGCGCCAGGGTCCTGGCGTTCAGGGTCAAGAAAAGTTCCTCGTCGACAACCCGTAATTGTCGGGCACCGGTGCATGCGGCAACCTCCAATTCGACGAGGTCGATTCCCATGCGTTTCGCCACCGCCGCCATGGAAACACCAAGCTCCGCGCAGGTGCTTTTCGCCGAGCAGCCGGGATAATAGGCCAACTTCATTTTTTCCGTTCCACAATCTCGATCAGCTTCGCGATCTGAGCCGCGCCCGCGGTATTGGTTGGGCGGATCTGAATCTTACCCTTGCGATACATCGCCCACGCCATCACGGCGTGCCGGAGCGACGCCGCGATTCCCTTAACCCGCCGCATCAGCGTCGGCGGGTGGATATGACCGAAACGCCGCAGGACATCGACGAAAAGACGCAGATGGGCGGTTTCCCGGTCCGACACGGCGACGTGCGCGACGCACCGGCGTTTCAATTTTTCGATCGCATCCTCCAGTACGTTGATTCCGACCGGACAGGCGTTCGAGCACTCATAGCAGGACACGCAGGCGAAAATGTCGCCTTTGAGGGCCAACGCCACCCGGTCCCCTTCGTCCTTCGGATGGAACGCGACTTTTGCTAACTGCACGAACGATGCCGGTCCGGCAAATCGGCGGTGGCCGGCATCGGCGAGCACCGGACACGCGGCGGTACACACATAACACTCGATGCACGTCATCAGCGGAAAAGCATCCGCGACCTCCGCGTGCGTCAAGGCCTCCGGAAACGCGGAGTAAGGCTGCTTGCGTTCCAGGCAAGGCTGCAAATCGAGTGTCGTCTCCTCGACGGCGTTTCGATCGACGACTAGATCGCGAATTACCGTCATGTTGGCGAGCGGTTCGATCACCATCGACGGCGAGGCCTTCTCCCAGCACGCCAGCACCGGCTTGCCGTTGACGGTGACGCCGCACATCCCGCACCGCTTGATGCCGCAGAACCAGCGGTAGCCAACCCCGACCCCGCAATTCTCTGCCACGTAATCTAGCACATCGAGAACGCGCATTTCGGGCTCGAACGGAACCGCGAACGTTTCGTAACGCGGCGCCGGATCCGATGCCGGATCGTAGCGATAGATCTTGGCGGTAACCTGTTCGGCGTTGACGGGCATCGGCAGGGCTAGTAATCCGCGGAAAGAAAGTCTTCGCGCTCGGCCTTGGGCTTGATGTAGGCCAAGTGAACGGGAACGTGCTCGATCTTGGCGCCATGATCGGCGCGCCTAATCACCGTATGCTTTAACCAATCCTTGTTGTCGACATACGGGTGATCTTCGCGAAAAAACGGCCCGCGGCTCTCTCGCCGGGCCAGCGCGGACAGAATGATCGCTTCGCAAATATCGATCATGTCCTCGACATCGAGCGCATCGACCCAGTCGTAATTCCACGTTCGGGTGATGCTCGCGAGGCCCATGACCGGCACCATCCGCTCCCGGATTTCGGCGAGTTCGGCCAACGCCGCGCACATCCCTGCCTCGTTCTTGACGTATCCCATCTTTTCCCACATCACCTGACGAATGCGCCTCTTCACCTCGATCGGCCGAACGCCCGATGGTGGTAGGGTTTTCAATCGCGACAGTACGCGTTGCTCTTCCATCGCGACTTGCGCCTCCTCAACCCCTGGATGCGATTGGGATTTTGATCGGACGCCGGCGTGGCTGGCGGCGACGGAGCCGTCATAACTCACGAACGACAGAGTGCCGACGCCATGGCTCCCGACCCCGCCCGGCGCGTACAAACCGGGCAGGCTCGATTCCATCGTTTCGAGATTGGTGCGGATGCCGCCCTGGGTCATGTGCCACGTGATCCCGCATTCGATCAGGTCCTTGCTGATATCGAATCCAAGATGCTTCAGGGACGGAGCGAGCGAACTGTAGCGGTCCATCACCGACGTATCCATGTGGGTGTAGCCGGCGTAAAAACCGCCGTGCCAGCTAGCCTTGCCGTTCTTGACCTGGCGGTAGAGGTGCTTGAGCTGCAAAGCATA from Rhodospirillales bacterium includes the following:
- a CDS encoding heterodisulfide reductase subunit B, which translates into the protein MKLAYYPGCSAKSTCAELGVSMAAVAKRMGIDLVELEVAACTGARQLRVVDEELFLTLNARTLALAEDMGLDVVTVCATCCLNLIEVNERLRREDSLRNTINRHLSAIGLRYRGTANVRHFLWVLLRDIGEGALARMIVRPLRGLRVAPYYGCHILRPQGSLGFDDPDSPTSFNALIRVLGAKPVAYPGQNRCCGFHVLMTKDEVATKISGRRLMEAEQARADCIVTTCPLCHTSLDPYQSDAARTSGASGMLPILHLPQFLGLGLGLDPQELKLDKHVVSTGPVLQKIAL
- a CDS encoding FAD-binding protein; translated protein: MAKVIDTDVVVVGGGAAGAHAALQAHADGLNVLLIVKGFLGRSGCSIFAGNLQLVTAKSPEEEMKWLEVRTKYSGFYLVDQDYVRRANRYTASVFYPEIERKGLYLRRTDTGTFVTNQGKASNVWAPCQGFSGVFVMEILRKEIRAKRIPMLQETMATGLLTKDGRAVGITALDIVRGEFIVVRSKAVIIATGPSNYLATRSTATREQCANGFAIAYRAGIEMQNLEVQWWHASDIARPKSMMRLHIYPNPMPATAETVRLYNSDREMFFEQGMYPLAMSPYALQLKHLYRQVKNGKASWHGGFYAGYTHMDTSVMDRYSSLAPSLKHLGFDISKDLIECGITWHMTQGGIRTNLETMESSLPGLYAPGGVGSHGVGTLSFVSYDGSVAASHAGVRSKSQSHPGVEEAQVAMEEQRVLSRLKTLPPSGVRPIEVKRRIRQVMWEKMGYVKNEAGMCAALAELAEIRERMVPVMGLASITRTWNYDWVDALDVEDMIDICEAIILSALARRESRGPFFREDHPYVDNKDWLKHTVIRRADHGAKIEHVPVHLAYIKPKAEREDFLSADY